In the Thermoanaerobacterales bacterium genome, CCGCCGCGTAGGCGGCGAAGTCTGCAAACCCTTCGGCCTTCAGGCGCCTGGCGAAAGCGTCTTCTTCCTCCTGCACCCGGCGGGCGGCGTCTTCCCAAAACCTCTTGGCGCTCGCCAGGGCCGCCCGGGCGGCCGCCGTATCCCGCCCCGCATCCTCCGCCTCCCGGCGGGCCTCCTCCAGCGCCTCGGCCAGCCGCCGGCAAAGGTCCTCGGCCTCCGCCTGCGCCCGCTGTAAGGCCTCCGGGAGGCGCAGGTCGGCCGGCACGGCCTTCTCCCTCTCGCCCACCAAAGCACGGGCCGCCTGCCAGGCGTCGCGGGCCTCCCGGAGGCGGGCCTCGGTCTCCTGCAGTCCCTCTTCGGCCTCCGCCACCCGGCGCTTGAGCCCTGCGACTTCCTGCTCCAAGCCGGCCGCGGCCGCCGACGCCTGCCGGGCTCCCGCCAGCCGCCGGCGGAGGTCCTTCACCCGTTCATCCGGTTCCCCGGCCGCGGGGAGGCCGGCCTCGGCCAGCTCCTGCTCCAGGAGCCGGACCTGCCCCTCCAGGGACTCCTTCCGCCGCCCTATCTCGGCCAGCACCTCCCGGGCCCGGTCCCGTGCTTCTTCCGCCGCCGTCGCCCTTTGTTCCGCGGCCCGCACTTCATCCTCCGCCGGGACTTCGCCCGTCCGTTCGGCCGGCGCCGGGTGCTCCAGCGCGCCGCAAACCGGGCAGGGCCGCCCGGGTGTCAGCCGGGCGGCGAGGACCGCCGCCCGGCCGCGTATCCACGCCTCCTGTAAACGGGACAGCAGAGCCCTGGCCTGCCCGTAGGCCGTTTCCAGCGCCTCAAGCTTTCTGCGGGCGGCAACATCCCCGGCCCGGATTTCCTCAAGGGCGACCCGGTGCCGGTCCAGTTCGTTCCGGGCCTTCTGCACCTTCTCGGCGGCCTGTAGTTTGAGGGCCAGGACGTCGACCTGGTATGCCGCCTCCCGTGCCCTATCCCGTTCCTCCGTCTTCGTTTCCAGCAGGCGCCGGGCGGCATCAAGCTCGCGCGCGGCACCTTCCCGCGCGGCCGCCAGGGCCCGTCCGGCCTTTTCCCTGACCGTCAGGTCCCGGCGGGCCTCGTCCAGGGCCGCCACCCTGCCCTCCAGCTCCTTCAGGCGGGCCGCTTCCCGCTCGGCCGCCCGGCGGTCATCCTTTCGCCCCTCTTCCCGCGCGAGGCGGGCGCGGGCCCGCTCCAGCCGTCCCTCCGCCTGGTCCAGGGCCGTCCCCGCCCGGATGAGGGCGGCGTGCGCCTCTTGCGCGTCCTCCCGCCGCGCCTGGAGGGTTTCCTCCAGCGGCGCCAGGAACTGCGCCCGGCGGGCCCGCTCCAGTTCCCGCCGCAGGCCTTCTACCGCCTCCCGGCGCGCCTCCAGCCGCCGGAGGGCCTCTTCAGCTTCCCGCTTCTCCCGCAGCCTGGTCGCCGCCTGTTCGCCGGCCTCCAGGGCCCTTTGCGCCGCCCCGGCCCTGTCCGCAGCCTCAAGGACCTCGCGCGCCAGTGCATCCAGCTCTTCAAGGTGCGCCGCCAACCTGGCCTCCAGCCCGGCCCGGTCCTCGGCTTTCGCCTCCTGGAGCAGCCATTCCCGCCGCTCCCGCACGCTCTTCAGTTCCAGCCCCAGCTTGTTGGCCTCCGCCTTGAGGGCCTCTTCCAGGCGCCGGTACAGCTGGGTGCGGAACAGGACCTCCAGGATCTTCTGCCGCTCCCGGGAGTCGGCCGCCAACAGGCGGCGGAACCGGCCCTGGGGGAGCACGACCACCTGCCGGAACTGGTCGCTCTTAAAACCCAACAGCTTCTCCACCGCCTCCGTCACCCGGCTCCAGCCGGCGGCCAGGACGGTCCCCTCTTCCCCGTCCCCCGCGGAACCGGTCCGCGCCCACAGGACGGCGTCGGCGGGCGTCGTGGTCATCCCCTCGCCGCGGACCTTGGGGCGCTCCTGCTGCGGGCGGCGCCAGACGCGATAGGTGGCGCCCCCCAGGATGAAGTCGAAAGTGACCTCGGTGGTCACGGCGCGGTCGGCGTGGTGGCTGCGCATGTCCCGCCCGTCCCGCTCCGCCCCGCTGGTGTCGCCGTAGAGGGCGAAACAAATGGCGTCCAGGATGCTCGTTTTCCCGGCCCCCGTGGGGCCGTGGATGAGAAAGAGGGAATGGCCGCCGAGCGCGGTAAAGTCCAGCTCCTGCGTCCCGGCGTAGGGCCCGAAGGCCGTCATCGCCAACCTGACCGGTCTCACGCTTCCGCCTCCCGTTCATGCCGGTTAACGGCCTCCGTGACCGTTTTGAAGGCTTCCCTCTCCGCCCCGGACAGGGGGTTGCCGGTAACCTGCTCGAAGAAGGCGGCGAAGAGGTCGCTCTCGCTCTGGCGGCGGTGGTCGCCCGACGGCCCGCGCAGCTCCCCGCCCAACGTCAGGTGGGGCCGTTCGATGTGCAGGACGTTGGGGTAGACGGCGCGGAGTTGCCCCATGGCGTCCAGGATGGCGCCGGTGTCCTGCAGGGTGACCATCAGGTAGTCGTCCCGGTTTTCCCCGTTCTTCGGTCCCTTCAGGATGTCCCGCAGGCAACCCGCGAGGCAGCGGACCTCGCGCCGCGGAGTAAGACGGACGGCATCCCAGGTGACTCTCCCGGCGGCGTCGATTTCGACCACCGTCACCGACTTCCGGTGGTCGGCCTCGGAGAAAGAGTATTTCAAGAGCGAGCCGGCATAGCGTTGATGGGGGGCGCCGGCCTCCTGCGGCCGGTGCAGGTGGCCCAGGGCGGCGTAATGAAAGGCGGCGAACCTCTCCGGCGCCACCTGGCCGGCGCCGCCCACGGCCAGCTCCCGTTCCGACTCGCTGGCGCTCCCGCCGGCCACGAAGCAATGGCCCACGGCCACACGCCGCGCGCCGTCCGGCACCCGGGCGAGGGCATGGCGGATCAGGACATCGAGGGCCGCATCGTGGTCCTGGGCCCTCTCCCCCGGGAACCTCTCGCGGACCAGGGCGGGCTCCAAGTAGGGCAGGGGGACGAAATGAACCGGCCCCCACCGGTCCGGAATTGCTACCAGCGGCAGGTCGCCGTCGGGCTCGCCGACGATGTGCAGTTTCAGCCGTCCGAGCAGGCGCCGGCCGAAGGCCAGGCGCTTGGGCCCGTCGTGGTTGCCGGCG is a window encoding:
- a CDS encoding SMC family ATPase is translated as MRPVRLAMTAFGPYAGTQELDFTALGGHSLFLIHGPTGAGKTSILDAICFALYGDTSGAERDGRDMRSHHADRAVTTEVTFDFILGGATYRVWRRPQQERPKVRGEGMTTTPADAVLWARTGSAGDGEEGTVLAAGWSRVTEAVEKLLGFKSDQFRQVVVLPQGRFRRLLAADSRERQKILEVLFRTQLYRRLEEALKAEANKLGLELKSVRERREWLLQEAKAEDRAGLEARLAAHLEELDALAREVLEAADRAGAAQRALEAGEQAATRLREKREAEEALRRLEARREAVEGLRRELERARRAQFLAPLEETLQARREDAQEAHAALIRAGTALDQAEGRLERARARLAREEGRKDDRRAAEREAARLKELEGRVAALDEARRDLTVREKAGRALAAAREGAARELDAARRLLETKTEERDRAREAAYQVDVLALKLQAAEKVQKARNELDRHRVALEEIRAGDVAARRKLEALETAYGQARALLSRLQEAWIRGRAAVLAARLTPGRPCPVCGALEHPAPAERTGEVPAEDEVRAAEQRATAAEEARDRAREVLAEIGRRKESLEGQVRLLEQELAEAGLPAAGEPDERVKDLRRRLAGARQASAAAAGLEQEVAGLKRRVAEAEEGLQETEARLREARDAWQAARALVGEREKAVPADLRLPEALQRAQAEAEDLCRRLAEALEEARREAEDAGRDTAAARAALASAKRFWEDAARRVQEEEDAFARRLKAEGFADFAAYAAARKAPEDVAALEREIRAFETETQKAQGALEKAERAAAGLAEPDLGALRAALDTADAARDGLVKKQANLETQVKNESGWLAAVRDLEETLDLLQRRYAVAGRLAEVANGKNAYGLTFQRFVLGALLDDVTLAATQRLKLMSRGRYHLLRTVDRRDGRSAGGLDLRVYDAYTGTERDVTTLSGGETFLASLSLALGLADVVQAYSGGIHLDTIFVDEGFGTLDPETLDLAMRALVELQAGGRLVGIISHVPELKERIGARLEVRPTQRGSTAGFTVA
- a CDS encoding exonuclease SbcCD subunit D — translated: MRILHTADWHLGRIFYGVHLTDDQAHVLDDFIRLAKEVRPEVILIAGDVYDRAVPPPEAVALLDETLSRLVLDVGAHVIVIAGNHDGPKRLAFGRRLLGRLKLHIVGEPDGDLPLVAIPDRWGPVHFVPLPYLEPALVRERFPGERAQDHDAALDVLIRHALARVPDGARRVAVGHCFVAGGSASESERELAVGGAGQVAPERFAAFHYAALGHLHRPQEAGAPHQRYAGSLLKYSFSEADHRKSVTVVEIDAAGRVTWDAVRLTPRREVRCLAGCLRDILKGPKNGENRDDYLMVTLQDTGAILDAMGQLRAVYPNVLHIERPHLTLGGELRGPSGDHRRQSESDLFAAFFEQVTGNPLSGAEREAFKTVTEAVNRHEREAEA